The following are encoded in a window of Arvicanthis niloticus isolate mArvNil1 chromosome 1, mArvNil1.pat.X, whole genome shotgun sequence genomic DNA:
- the LOC117706622 gene encoding olfactory receptor 51M1-like, translating into MVLSNITHFSPMFYLSGFPGLEEFEHWIFIPFFLMYLVAISGNCLILMIIKTNPRLHTPMYYLLSLLALTDLGLSVSTLPTMVGIFWFNYHSIYFGACQIQMFCIHSFSFMESAVLLVMSFDRFVAICHPLRYSVIITVERVMRAGLCVILRGPVALIPIVLLLKNFPYCGPLILSHSFCLHQEVIHLACVDTTFNNLYGLSLVVFTVMLDLVLIMMSYGFILYTVAGLASQEEQIRAFQTCTSHLCAVLVFFVPMTGLSLVHRFGKHAPCALHLLMANIYLFVPPMLNPVIYSIKTKEIRRAIIRFLGFRKVNSESWG; encoded by the coding sequence ATGGTCCTGTCCAACATTACTCATTTTAGCCCCATGTTCTACCTCAGTGGCTTTCCTGGTTTGGAAGAGTTTGAACACTGGATTTTCATCCCTTTTTTCTTGATGTACCTGGTGGCCATCTCAGGCAATTGTCTCATTCTGATGATTATTAAGACCAACCCTCGactgcacacacccatgtactaTCTGCTCTCCTTACTGGCACTCACGGACCTGGGGCTGTCAGTATCTACCTTACCCACCATGGTGGGTATCTTTTGGTTCAATTACCATAGCATTTATTTTGGAGCCTGCCAAATCCAGATGTTCTGCATCCACTCTTTTTCCTTCATGGAGTCTGCAGTGCTCCTTGTTATGTCTTTTGATCGTTTTGTGGCCATCTGCCACCCACTGAGATACTCAGTCATTATCACCGTTGAGAGGGTAATGAGGGCAGGCCTATGTGTCATCCTCAGGGGACCTGTAGCTCTTATCCCAATTGTCCTCCTCCTGAAGAATTTTCCCTATTGTGGGCCTCTTATCCTCTCCCACTCATTTTGTCTACACCAGGAAGTGATACACCTGGCATGTGTGGACACCACCTTCAACAACCTATACGGACTGTCACTGGTGGTGTTCACCGTGATGCTGGACCTCGTGCTCATTATGATGTCCTATGGATTCATTTTATACACGGTGGCTGGTCTGGCTTCCCAAGAGGAGCAGATCCGAGCCTTCCAAACATGTACTTCACATCTCTGTGCTGTGCTTGTGTTCTTTGTGCCCATGACAGGGCTGTCCTTGGTACACCGTTTTGGGAAGCATGCTCCATGTGCTCTGCATCTTCTCATGGCTAACATCTACCTCTTTGTACCACCCATGCTTAACCCAGTCATATATAGTATTAAGAcaaaagagatcagaagagcaatCATCAGGTTCCTAGGCTTTAGAAAGGTCAATTCTGAGTCCTGGGGATAA
- the LOC117723335 gene encoding olfactory receptor 51B6 isoform X2: MGIFLSAMPAMWLNISSSPFLLTGFPGMLAATDLGVTLTTMPTVLGVLWLNHREIGHGACFSQAYFIHTLSIVESGVLLAMAYDRFIAIRNPLRYATILTDTRVIKIGIGVMMRAGLSIMPIIIRLHWFPYCRSHVLSHAFCLHQDVIKLACADITFNRLYPVVVVFAMVLLDFLVIFFSYILILKTVMGIASTDERAKALNTCVSHICCILVFYVTVVGLTFIHRFGKHVPHVVHITMSYIYFLFPPFMNPVIYSIKTKQIQTGLLRLFSLPCSKT, encoded by the exons ATGGGAATATTTCTGTCTGCAATGCCTGCAATGTGGCTCAACATTTCCTCTTCCCCATTCCTGCTCACTGGCTTCCCAG GTATGTTGGCAGCTACGGATCTTGGAGTAACATTGACCACCATGCCTACAGTCCTGGGTGTACTATGGTTAAATCACAGGGAAATTGGCCATGGAGCCTGCTTCTCTCAGGCCTACTTTATTCACACTCTTTCTATTGTGGAGTCAGGGGTCTTGCTTGCCATGGCCTATGACCGTTTCATTGCCATTCGCAACCCATTAAGATATGCCACCATCCTTACTGATACTAGGGTAATAAAGATTGGCATAGGTGTAATGATGAGGGCTGGTCTGTCAATCATGCCAATAATCATTCGCCTGCATTGGTTTCCCTATTGTCGATCCCATGTACTCTCCCATGCTTTCTGTCTACACCAAGATGTCATCAAGCTAGCCTGTGCTGACATCACATTCAATCGTCTCTATCCAGTTGTGGTTGTATTTGCAATGGTCCTGCTAGATTTCCTGGTCATCTTCTTCTCCTATATTTTAATTCTCAAGACTGTCATGGGCATTGCTTCTACAGATGAGCGGGCCAAGGCCCTCAATACTTGTGTCTCCCACATCTGTTGCATCTTGGTCTTTTATGTCACTGTGGTTGGTCTGACATTTATTCACAGGTTTGGAAAACATGTTCCTCATGTTGTTCATATCACAATGAGTTACATCTACTTCCTCTTCCCCCCTTTTATGAACCCTGTCATCTATAGCATTAAGACCAAACAGATTCAGACTGGTTTGCTTCGCTTATTCTCCCTACCTTGTTCTAAAACATGA
- the LOC117723335 gene encoding olfactory receptor 51B6 isoform X1, with amino-acid sequence MGIFLSAMPAMWLNISSSPFLLTGFPGMEKAHHLISLPLLMAYISILLGNSTLLFLIKDDHNLHEPMYYFLGMLAATDLGVTLTTMPTVLGVLWLNHREIGHGACFSQAYFIHTLSIVESGVLLAMAYDRFIAIRNPLRYATILTDTRVIKIGIGVMMRAGLSIMPIIIRLHWFPYCRSHVLSHAFCLHQDVIKLACADITFNRLYPVVVVFAMVLLDFLVIFFSYILILKTVMGIASTDERAKALNTCVSHICCILVFYVTVVGLTFIHRFGKHVPHVVHITMSYIYFLFPPFMNPVIYSIKTKQIQTGLLRLFSLPCSKT; translated from the coding sequence ATGGGAATATTTCTGTCTGCAATGCCTGCAATGTGGCTCAACATTTCCTCTTCCCCATTCCTGCTCACTGGCTTCCCAGGTATGGAGAAAGCCCATCACCTGATCTCCCTCCCATTACTGATGGCCTATATCTCCATACTTCTTGGGAACAGCACCCTTCTTTTCCTCATTAAGGATGACCATAACCTCCATGAGCCCATGTATTATTTCTTAGGTATGTTGGCAGCTACGGATCTTGGAGTAACATTGACCACCATGCCTACAGTCCTGGGTGTACTATGGTTAAATCACAGGGAAATTGGCCATGGAGCCTGCTTCTCTCAGGCCTACTTTATTCACACTCTTTCTATTGTGGAGTCAGGGGTCTTGCTTGCCATGGCCTATGACCGTTTCATTGCCATTCGCAACCCATTAAGATATGCCACCATCCTTACTGATACTAGGGTAATAAAGATTGGCATAGGTGTAATGATGAGGGCTGGTCTGTCAATCATGCCAATAATCATTCGCCTGCATTGGTTTCCCTATTGTCGATCCCATGTACTCTCCCATGCTTTCTGTCTACACCAAGATGTCATCAAGCTAGCCTGTGCTGACATCACATTCAATCGTCTCTATCCAGTTGTGGTTGTATTTGCAATGGTCCTGCTAGATTTCCTGGTCATCTTCTTCTCCTATATTTTAATTCTCAAGACTGTCATGGGCATTGCTTCTACAGATGAGCGGGCCAAGGCCCTCAATACTTGTGTCTCCCACATCTGTTGCATCTTGGTCTTTTATGTCACTGTGGTTGGTCTGACATTTATTCACAGGTTTGGAAAACATGTTCCTCATGTTGTTCATATCACAATGAGTTACATCTACTTCCTCTTCCCCCCTTTTATGAACCCTGTCATCTATAGCATTAAGACCAAACAGATTCAGACTGGTTTGCTTCGCTTATTCTCCCTACCTTGTTCTAAAACATGA
- the LOC117723615 gene encoding olfactory receptor 51B2-like, giving the protein MWSNISAAPFLLTGFPGLEAAHHWISIPFFVIYISVLLGNGTLLYLIKDDHILHEPMYYFLAMLAGTDLTVTLTTMPTVMAVLWVNQREIRHGACFLQAYIIHSLSIVESGVLLAMSYDRFVAICTPLHYNSIFTNSRVITIGLGVVLRGFLSLVPPILPLFWFSYCRSHVLSHAFCLHQDVMKLACADITFNRVYPVVLVALTFFLDALIIVFSYVLILRTVMGIASGEERAKALNTCVSHISCVLVFYITVIGLTFIHRFGKHAPHVVHITMSYVYFLFPPFMNPIIYSIKTKQIQRSILRLLSA; this is encoded by the coding sequence ATGTGGTCCAATATCAGTGCTGCTCCctttctgcttactggcttcccaGGACTGGAGGCAGCTCATCACTGGATCTCTATCCCCTTCTTCGTCATCTATATCTCTGTGCTTCTGGGCAATGGCACACTTCTCTACCTCATCAAGGATGACCACATTCTCCATGAACCCATGTATTATTTCCTTGCCATGCTGGCAGGCACAGACCTCACAGTTACATTGACTACAATGCCCACTGTAATGGCTGTTTTATGGGtgaatcaaagagagataagacACGGGGCTTGCTTCTTGCAGGCCTACATCATTCACTCCCTTTCCATTGTGGAGTCAGGGGTCTTGCTTGCCATGTCTTATGATCGATTTGTTGCCATCTGCACACCTCTGCATTACAACTCAATTTTTACCAATTCCAGGGTTATAACAATAGGACTTGGGGTAGTACTAAGGGGTTTTTTATCACTTGTGCCCCCAATCCTGCCTCTCTTTTGGTTCTCATACTGTCGTTCCCATGTTCTTTCTCATGCCTTCTGCCTCCACCAAGATGTCATGAAACTCGCATGTGCTGACATTACCTTTAACCGTGTGTATCCAGTTGTTTTGGTCGCCCTGACTTTCTTCCTTGATGCGCTCATCATTGTCTTTTCCTATGTCCTCATTCTGAGGACAGTTATGGGCATCGCctctggagaggagagagcaaaggcTCTCAACACCTGTGTCTCCCACATTAGCTGTGTCCTGGTCTTTTACATcactgtgataggcctgaccttCATTCACAGGTTTGGAAAGCATGCTCCCCATGTGGTACACATTACCATGAGCTATgtctattttctctttcctccatttATGAACCCCATCATTTACAGCATCAAGACCAAGCAGATTCAGAGGAGCATTCTCCGTCTACTATCTGCATAA
- the LOC117702783 gene encoding olfactory receptor 51L1-like: protein MKVSILPSANLSYTIFLLTGFPGLEWAHHWISLPIFMGYFVAILGNATILHLVRTKPSLHQPMYYFLAILAVTDLGLCMSTLPSVLGVLWFDARMVGLVPCVLQQHFLHSFSFMESAVLFAMALDRLVAIRFPLRYASVLTGPRVALIGVVLGMRSAAITAAPSLHLLTFDYCHPGALSHAYCLHQDMIRLACSDTRFNRLYGLCIIMLAMGSDVLFILLSYAVILRTVLNIASAGERLKALNTCVSHILAVLCFYVPVLGLSIVHRFGQHTSPLVHILMGTVSVLFPPVMNPVIYSIKTQQIRRAIVKVISLGKIQ, encoded by the coding sequence ATGAAGGTATCTATTCTACCAAGTGCCAACCTCAGCTACACTATATTTCTACTAACTGGCTTCCCAGGCCTGGAGTGGGCTCATCATTGGATTTCATTGCCCATATTTATGGGGTACTTTGTAGCCATCCTAGGTAATGCCACTATCTTGCATCTGGTTCGAACTAAGCCTTCCCTCCACCAGCCCATGTATTATTTCCTGGCCATCTTGGCTGTGACGGACTTGGGCCTGTGCATGTCAACTCTGCCTTCTGTGCTGGGGGTGTTATGGTTTGATGCCCGGATGGTGGGTCTGGTGCCCTGTGTGCTCCAGCAGCACTTCCTCCACTCTTTCTCCTTCATGGAATCAGCAGTGCTATTTGCTATGGCTCTGGACCGTCTGGTGGCAATCCGATTTCCACTGCGCTATGCGTCTGTGCTGACTGGGCCTCGTGTGGCATTGATAGGTGTGGTACTGGGTATGCGGAGCGCAGCTATTACAGCCGCACCCTCACTACACCTATTGACATTTGACTACTGTCACCCTGGTGCTCTCTCCCATGCCTATTGTCTCCATCAGGACATGATTCGCCTGGCCTGCTCTGACACACGCTTCAACAGACTCTATGGACTGTGTATCATCATGCTGGCCATGGGCTCAGATGTCCTTTTCATTCTACTCTCCTATGCTGTCATCCTCCGCACTGTGCTGAACATTGCCTCTGCAGGGGAAAGGCTCAAGGCCCTCAACACGTGTGTCTCCCACATCCTAGCTGTGCTCTGTTTTTATGTTCCTGTTCTGGGCCTGTCTATTGTGCACAGATTTGGACAGCACACCTCACCCCTGGTGCACATCCTCATGGGCACAGTGTCTGTGCTTTTTCCACCCGTGATGAACCCTGTTATCTACAGCATCAAGACTCAACAGATCCGCAGGGCCATTGTCAAGGTGATTTCACTGGGTAAGATTCAGTAA